Proteins co-encoded in one Gallus gallus isolate bGalGal1 chromosome 27, bGalGal1.mat.broiler.GRCg7b, whole genome shotgun sequence genomic window:
- the KAT7 gene encoding histone acetyltransferase KAT7 isoform X1, which produces MPRRKRNAGSSSDGTEDSDFSTDPEHTDSSESDATSRRSARVTRSSARLSQSSQDSSPVRNPPSFGAEEPVYSTRRVTRSQQQPAPVTPKKYPLRQTRSSGSETEQVVDFSDRGHLTGKHERHFSISGCPLYHNLSADECKVRAQSRDKQIEERMLAHRQDDNNRHATRHQAPTERQLRYKEKVAELRKKRNSGLSKEQKEKYMEHRQTYGNTREPLLENLTSEYDLELFRRAQARASEDLEKLRLQGQITEGSNMIKTIAFGRYELDTWYHSPYPEEYARLGRLYMCEFCLKYMKSQTILRRHMAKCVWKHPPGDEIYRKGSISVFEVDGKKNKIYCQNLCLLAKLFLDHKTLYYDVEPFLFYVMTEADNTGCHLIGYFSKEKNSFLNYNVSCILTMPQYMRQGYGKMLIDFSYLLSKVEEKVGSPERPLSDLGLISYRSYWKEVLLRYLHNFQGKEISIKEISQETAVNPVDIVSTLQALQMLKYWKGKHLVLKRQDLIDEWIAKEAKRSNSNKIMDPSCLKWTPPKGT; this is translated from the exons ATGCCGCGCAGAAAG AGGAATGCAGGCAGTAGCTCAGATGGAACAGAAGACTCTGATTTCTCCACGGATCCGGAGCACACGGACAGCTCTGAAAGCGACGCCACATCACGGCGGTCCGCCCGTGTGACCCGCTCCTCAGCCAGGCTCAGCCAGAGCTCCCAAG ATTCCAGCCCGGTTCGCAACCCGCCTTCATTTGGAGCAGAAGAACCAGTTTATTCCACGAGGAGGGTGACccgcagccagcagcagcctgccccTGTGACTCCAAAGAAATACCCACTCCGGCAGACCCGCTCATCTGGATCAGAAACGGAGCAAGTGGTTGACTTTTCTGACAGAG GACACCTAACTGGAAAACATGAGCGACACTTCTCCATATCAGGATGCCCACTGTATCACAATCTGTCAGCAGATGAGTGCAAG GTGCGAGCACAAAGCCGGGATAAACAGATTGAGGAGAGAATGCTGGCCCATCGGCAGGACGACAACAACAGGCACGCCACCAGGCACCAG gcaCCAACAGAGAGACAGCTTCGATACAAAGAGAAAGTAGCTGAGCTCAGGAAGAAGAGGAATTCGGGACTAAGCaaggagcaaaaagaaaaatacatg GAACACAGGCAAACCTATGGCAATACTAGGGAACCTCTGCTTGAGAACCTGACCAGCGAGTATGACCTCGAGCTCTTCCGAAGAGCACAAGCACGGGCATCTGAGGACCTG GAAAAGTTGCGGCTCCAGGGCCAGATCACAGAAGGCAGCAATATGATTAAAACCATCGCTTTTGGCCGCTATGAACTGGATACCTGGTATCATTCTCCCTACCCAGAGGAGTATGCTCGTCTGGGGCGTCTCTACATGTGTGAGTTCTGTCTGAAATACATGAAGAGCCAGACTATACTGCGCAGACACATG GCAAAATGTGTTTGGAAACATCCACCGGGTGATGAAATCTACCGCAAAGGCtccatttcagtttttgaaGTTGATGGGAAAAAGAACAAG ATCTACTGTCAAAACCTATGTCTGCTGGCAAAGCTTTTCTTGGACCATAAAACATTGTATTATGATGTTGAACCCTTCCTCTTCTATGTCATGACAGAAGCTGACAACACTGGCTGCCACCTGATAGGATATTTCTCTAAG GAGAAGAATTCTTTTCTCAATTACAATGTCTCTTGTATCCTGACAATGCCCCAGTACATGAGGCAAGGCTATGGCAAGATGCTCATTGACTTCA gctatttgctttctaaagtagaagaaaaagttGGATCTCCAGAGCGTCCTCTGTCTGATTTGGGTCTCATCAGCTACCGGAGTTACTGGAAGGAAGTTCTCCTTCGTTACCTACATAATTTCCAAGGAAAAGAGATCTCTATAAAAG AAATCAGCCAGGAGACTGCAGTAAACCCTGTCGACATTGTTAGTACGTTGCAGGCACTGCAGATGCTGAAGTACTGGAAGGGAAAACACCTGGTCCTAAAAAGACAG GATCTGATTGATGAATGGATAGCCAAAGAGGCAAAAAGATCCAACAGCAATAAGATAATGGATCCCAGCTGTTTGAAATGGACCCCTCCTAAGGGAACTTAA
- the KAT7 gene encoding histone acetyltransferase KAT7 yields the protein MPRRKRNAGSSSDGTEDSDFSTDPEHTDSSESDATSRRSARVTRSSARLSQSSQDSSPVRNPPSFGAEEPVYSTRRVTRSQQQPAPVTPKKYPLRQTRSSGSETEQVVDFSDRDTKNAADHDESPPRTPTGNAPSSESDIDISSPNVSHDESIAKDMSMKDSGSDLSHRPKRRRFHESYNFNMKCPTPGCNSLGHLTGKHERHFSISGCPLYHNLSADECKVRAQSRDKQIEERMLAHRQDDNNRHATRHQAPTERQLRYKEKVAELRKKRNSGLSKEQKEKYMEHRQTYGNTREPLLENLTSEYDLELFRRAQARASEDLEKLRLQGQITEGSNMIKTIAFGRYELDTWYHSPYPEEYARLGRLYMCEFCLKYMKSQTILRRHMAKCVWKHPPGDEIYRKGSISVFEVDGKKNKIYCQNLCLLAKLFLDHKTLYYDVEPFLFYVMTEADNTGCHLIGYFSKEKNSFLNYNVSCILTMPQYMRQGYGKMLIDFSYLLSKVEEKVGSPERPLSDLGLISYRSYWKEVLLRYLHNFQGKEISIKEISQETAVNPVDIVSTLQALQMLKYWKGKHLVLKRQDLIDEWIAKEAKRSNSNKIMDPSCLKWTPPKGT from the exons ATGCCGCGCAGAAAG AGGAATGCAGGCAGTAGCTCAGATGGAACAGAAGACTCTGATTTCTCCACGGATCCGGAGCACACGGACAGCTCTGAAAGCGACGCCACATCACGGCGGTCCGCCCGTGTGACCCGCTCCTCAGCCAGGCTCAGCCAGAGCTCCCAAG ATTCCAGCCCGGTTCGCAACCCGCCTTCATTTGGAGCAGAAGAACCAGTTTATTCCACGAGGAGGGTGACccgcagccagcagcagcctgccccTGTGACTCCAAAGAAATACCCACTCCGGCAGACCCGCTCATCTGGATCAGAAACGGAGCAAGTGGTTGACTTTTCTGACAGAG ACACTAAAAATGCAGCGGATCACGATGAGTCTCCACCTCGTACCCCCACCGGGAATGCCCCTTCCTCAGAGTCTGATATTGATATCTCCAGTCCAAATGTATCCCATGATGAGAGCATTGCCAAGGACATGTCCATGAAGGATTCTGGAAGTGACCTGTCTCACCGCCCTAAGCGTCGCCGCTTCCATGAAAGCTACAATTTCAACATGAAATGTCCCACTCCTGGTTGTAACTCTTTAG GACACCTAACTGGAAAACATGAGCGACACTTCTCCATATCAGGATGCCCACTGTATCACAATCTGTCAGCAGATGAGTGCAAG GTGCGAGCACAAAGCCGGGATAAACAGATTGAGGAGAGAATGCTGGCCCATCGGCAGGACGACAACAACAGGCACGCCACCAGGCACCAG gcaCCAACAGAGAGACAGCTTCGATACAAAGAGAAAGTAGCTGAGCTCAGGAAGAAGAGGAATTCGGGACTAAGCaaggagcaaaaagaaaaatacatg GAACACAGGCAAACCTATGGCAATACTAGGGAACCTCTGCTTGAGAACCTGACCAGCGAGTATGACCTCGAGCTCTTCCGAAGAGCACAAGCACGGGCATCTGAGGACCTG GAAAAGTTGCGGCTCCAGGGCCAGATCACAGAAGGCAGCAATATGATTAAAACCATCGCTTTTGGCCGCTATGAACTGGATACCTGGTATCATTCTCCCTACCCAGAGGAGTATGCTCGTCTGGGGCGTCTCTACATGTGTGAGTTCTGTCTGAAATACATGAAGAGCCAGACTATACTGCGCAGACACATG GCAAAATGTGTTTGGAAACATCCACCGGGTGATGAAATCTACCGCAAAGGCtccatttcagtttttgaaGTTGATGGGAAAAAGAACAAG ATCTACTGTCAAAACCTATGTCTGCTGGCAAAGCTTTTCTTGGACCATAAAACATTGTATTATGATGTTGAACCCTTCCTCTTCTATGTCATGACAGAAGCTGACAACACTGGCTGCCACCTGATAGGATATTTCTCTAAG GAGAAGAATTCTTTTCTCAATTACAATGTCTCTTGTATCCTGACAATGCCCCAGTACATGAGGCAAGGCTATGGCAAGATGCTCATTGACTTCA gctatttgctttctaaagtagaagaaaaagttGGATCTCCAGAGCGTCCTCTGTCTGATTTGGGTCTCATCAGCTACCGGAGTTACTGGAAGGAAGTTCTCCTTCGTTACCTACATAATTTCCAAGGAAAAGAGATCTCTATAAAAG AAATCAGCCAGGAGACTGCAGTAAACCCTGTCGACATTGTTAGTACGTTGCAGGCACTGCAGATGCTGAAGTACTGGAAGGGAAAACACCTGGTCCTAAAAAGACAG GATCTGATTGATGAATGGATAGCCAAAGAGGCAAAAAGATCCAACAGCAATAAGATAATGGATCCCAGCTGTTTGAAATGGACCCCTCCTAAGGGAACTTAA